One part of the Ornithodoros turicata isolate Travis chromosome 2, ASM3712646v1, whole genome shotgun sequence genome encodes these proteins:
- the LOC135384874 gene encoding uncharacterized protein K02A2.6-like, protein MNQARLPEFVPGSSWNSWREHLEFLFKANNVQDAAKKRALLFTFCGEQTYDKVRDLLHPLTPAQVPCDDIIERLSSHFETGPSELLGRWRFHKRDQLPQETISEYVDALRALAKDCNFGNVAVPLPLPLAPTTRSPPTAHGDSPATQTATMASAIASPSQATVSQAPTTAVPASAKTLLPLEVVLRDRFICGLRDVHLQQRLLSERNITFQMAVDTAKAWESTVSQQASMRSREENKVLQISATRSPKKNKLPKPSKKCYRCDGAHNQKSCPHRNSTCQFCKKLGHIEKACITKKKKQASGTRSSGRQQANNLTADEADSWNSLFTVNSMSQSTESLTVWVTVNERPCCFEVDFGASFSIMSENTFNQQWDSNRPRLLKAALKLRTWTGTPLQVRGKARVTVQLHRKQAKLDLYIVAGTGASLLGRDWFEPLGISLSGIHRVMESQCQPLLDQFSTLFNGKISGHVGDPIHIELQPHAVPRFLKSRTVPLALRTAVDKELDKLKEQGILKPVSSSTWATPLVTVRKQNGTLRLCGDYRSTVNQAVAKAAYPLPTVDDMLALVQGGRIFSKIDLQQAYQQLRVDDASSELLTVNTPRGLFRVTRLPFGVSVSPLVFQKYMDSLLAGLEGVGAYLDDILISGSTLDEHNKRLRSVLKRLTDAGLKVRLEKCLFGVQELEYLGYHISAAGIRPTQAKVKAILQAPNPRNKKELQSFLGLLSFYNRFLKDRASVAEPLYRLLHKDTPWFWGSQEQDAIDKLTSSSSC, encoded by the coding sequence ACGTTTTGCGGCGAACAGACCTACGACAAGGTGCGAGACCTGCTGCATCCGCTCACACCGGCGCAAGTTCCGTGTGACGACATAATCGAACGTCTGAGCAGCCATTTTGAAACAGGTCCTTCTGAACTTCTAGGGCGCTGGCGTTTTCACAAAAGGGATCAGCTTCCTCAAGAGACAATCTCTGAATATGTCGACGCTTTGAGAGCTCTAGCTAAAGACTGCAATTTCGGTAATGTTGCCGTTCCATTACCGCTACCACTTGCACCAACCACACGATCGCCTCCCACGGCGCACGGTGATTCCCCAGCGACCCAAACTGCAACTATGGCTTCAGCGATCGCTTCACCGTCACAAGCAACGGTCTCACAGGCTCCGACGACCGCTGTTCCGGCTTCGGCGAAAACACTTTTACCCTTGGAAGTGGTGCTACGAGACAGATTCATCTGTGGTCTGAGGGACGTGCACCTGCAGCAGCGTCTACTCTCCGAAAGGAATATCACATTCCAAATGGCGGTCGACACTGCGAAAGCCTGGGAATCCACGGTTTCACAACAGGCAAGCATGCGCAGCAGGGaagaaaacaaagtacttcaaattTCAGCAACCAGAAGCCCAAAGAAGAATAAGCTCCCTAAGCCGTCCAAAAAGTGCTACCGTTGTGACGGTGCGCACAACCAGAAAAGCTGCCCTCACCGAAATTCCACATGCCAGTTCTGCAAGAAACTGGGGCATATTGAAAAAGCATGCataacgaagaaaaagaagcaggcTTCCGGCACGCGCTCATCTGGACGTCAACAAGCGAATAATCTAACTGCCGACGAAGCAGATTCGTGGAACAGCTTATTCACGGTCAACTCCATGAGCCAATCGACTGAGAGCTTAACCGTATGGGTTACGGTAAACGAACGCCCTTGCTGCTTCGAAGTCGATTTCGGTGCATCATTTTCAATAATGAGTGAGAACACCTTCAACCAGCAATGGGACAGCAACAGACCACGTCTACTGAAAGCAGCATTGAAATTGAGGACGTGGACCGGCACACCGCTTCAAGTCCGGGGCAAAGCACGAGTCACCGTTCAGCTACACAGGAAGCAAGCAAAACTAGATCTGTACATCGTCGCGGGAACTGGAGCAAGCCTCCTAGGTCGAGACTGGTTTGAGCCACTGGGAATTTCACTGTCTGGCATTCACCGAGTCATGGAGTCACAGTGCCAACCACTACTCGATCAGTTCAGCACCCTTTTTAATGGCAAGATTTCAGGCCATGTAGGCGACCCTATACACATCGAGCTGCAGCCACACGCAGTCCCTAGGTTCTTGAAGTCCCGCACAGTGCCACTGGCATTGAGGACAGCAGTCGACAAAGAGTTAGACAAGTTAAAAGAGCAAGGCATTCTGAAACCCGTTTCTTCTTCGACATGGGCTACGCCGCTAGTAACAGTACGGAAGCAGAACGGCACCTTACGTCTATGCGGAGACTACCGTAGCACGGTGAACCAAGCGGTAGCGAAGGCAGCGTATCCGCTTCCCACAGTAGATGATATGCTGGCTCTAGTTCAAGGAGGCAGGATCTTTTCCAAGATCGACCTTCAGCAAGCGTATCAGCAGTTACGAGTGGACGACGCATCCTCAGAGCTACTCACGGTGAACACGCCACGTGGCCTATTTCGTGTCACACGCTTACCTTTTGGTGTATCTGTCTCGCCTCTGGTATTCCAGAAATACATGGACAGCCTTCTGGCAGGGTTAGAAGGTGTCGGGGCGTACCTCGACGACATTCTCATTTCTGGCAGTACCCTCGACGAGCATAACAAGCGTCTGCGCTCTGTGCTTAAGCGCTTGACTGATGCAGGGCTCAAGGTTCGTCTGGAGAAATGCCTTTTCGGCGTACAAGAACTTGAGTACCTTGGGTATCATATCAGCGCAGCTGGCATCAGACCCACACAAGCCAAGGTCAAAGCTATCCTTCAGGCACCCAACCCAAGGAACAAGAAAGAGCTGCAGTCCTTCTTAGGATTGCTGAGCTTTTACAACCGTTTTCTAAAGGACCGAGCGTCTGTTGCAGAACCCTTGTATCGGTTGCTACACAAGGACACACCATGGTTTTGGGGATCCCAAGAACAAGACGCTATCGACAAGCTGACAAGCTCAAGCAGTTGCTAG